One Streptomyces sp. RPA4-2 genomic window carries:
- a CDS encoding ABC transporter permease — translation MLDYLRLEVRRTLRDTGFVIGGVAMPVMMYLLFTNLGGGGDDDGWKTGSMIGMAAYGAVGSALNTGGGVAEDRVTGWLRQLRVTPMTPREVVLGRALTGSVTVLPAIAAVLTAGGVVNGVRLAAWQWAAVAVLLWLGSVPFTLLGLGNGYRLTAQTTGVANMACNLGLSVVGGLWFPITLFPGWLQSVSVYTPANRFAELGMSVTDGRPPALGAVAVLVAWLLAFGSYAVVSYRRAGRAA, via the coding sequence ATGCTGGACTACCTGCGGCTGGAGGTACGCCGCACGCTGCGCGACACCGGCTTCGTGATCGGTGGCGTGGCGATGCCCGTGATGATGTACCTGCTGTTCACCAACCTCGGCGGCGGAGGCGACGACGACGGCTGGAAGACCGGTTCGATGATCGGGATGGCCGCGTACGGGGCGGTGGGTTCGGCCCTGAACACCGGCGGCGGGGTCGCCGAGGACCGGGTGACCGGCTGGCTGCGACAGCTCCGGGTGACGCCGATGACACCGCGCGAGGTGGTGCTGGGGCGGGCGCTGACCGGCTCGGTGACCGTGCTGCCGGCGATCGCCGCGGTGCTGACGGCGGGCGGGGTGGTCAACGGCGTGCGGCTGGCGGCCTGGCAGTGGGCGGCGGTCGCGGTGCTGCTCTGGCTCGGCTCCGTCCCGTTCACGCTGCTCGGCCTCGGCAACGGCTACCGGCTGACCGCGCAGACCACCGGCGTCGCGAACATGGCGTGCAACCTGGGGCTCTCGGTGGTGGGCGGTCTGTGGTTCCCGATCACGCTGTTCCCGGGCTGGCTGCAGTCGGTGTCCGTGTACACGCCGGCCAACCGCTTCGCGGAGCTCGGCATGTCCGTCACCGACGGCCGCCCTCCGGCGCTCGGCGCGGTCGCGGTGCTCGTGGCCTGGCTGCTGGCCTTCGGTTCGTACGCTGTGGTCTCGTACCGC
- a CDS encoding MaoC/PaaZ C-terminal domain-containing protein: MPIDAAKALAAEPRIGEITWDRKDVQLYHLGLGAGANPDKRSPATDADELRYTLESRLHVLPSFATVAGAGSPGVISGLSMPGVDVDLTRVLHGGQRVVLHRPIPAEGRATATGRIAAVYDKGKAAILVMRTEVADAGGPLWTNDAQIFVRGEGGWGGDRGPSTRLDAPEGPPDRTVERPVREDQALLYRLSGDWNPLHADPDFAKLAGFERPILHGLCTYGVTLKAVVDTLLGGDVSRVRSYTTRFAGVVFPGETLRVRMWRGPAPDGGIRVSVTAADRDDAPVLADTVVEHA, translated from the coding sequence ATGCCCATCGACGCCGCAAAGGCCCTCGCCGCCGAACCCCGCATCGGTGAGATCACCTGGGACCGGAAGGACGTCCAGCTCTACCACCTCGGCCTCGGAGCGGGCGCGAACCCGGACAAGCGCAGCCCCGCCACGGACGCCGACGAACTGCGTTACACCCTCGAGTCCAGGCTGCACGTCCTGCCGAGCTTCGCCACCGTCGCGGGCGCCGGCTCACCCGGTGTGATCAGCGGTCTGTCCATGCCCGGGGTCGACGTCGACCTCACCCGCGTGCTGCACGGCGGGCAGCGCGTCGTACTGCACCGCCCGATACCGGCCGAGGGCAGGGCGACGGCCACCGGACGGATCGCCGCCGTGTACGACAAGGGCAAGGCCGCGATCCTGGTCATGCGCACCGAGGTCGCGGACGCCGGGGGACCGCTGTGGACGAACGACGCCCAGATCTTCGTACGGGGAGAGGGCGGCTGGGGCGGCGACCGCGGCCCCTCCACCCGCCTCGACGCACCGGAGGGTCCGCCGGACCGGACCGTCGAGCGCCCGGTCCGCGAGGACCAGGCGCTGCTCTACCGGCTCTCCGGCGACTGGAACCCGCTGCACGCCGACCCGGACTTCGCCAAGCTGGCCGGCTTCGAGCGGCCGATCCTGCACGGACTGTGCACGTACGGCGTGACGCTCAAGGCGGTCGTCGACACGCTGCTCGGCGGGGACGTGTCCCGCGTGCGCTCGTACACCACCCGCTTCGCCGGTGTCGTGTTCCCCGGCGAGACCCTGCGCGTCCGCATGTGGCGCGGGCCGGCCCCGGACGGCGGGATCCGGGTGTCGGTGACCGCGGCCGACCGGGACGACGCGCCGGTGCTGGCCGACACCGTCGTCGAGCACGCGTGA
- a CDS encoding ABC transporter ATP-binding protein yields the protein MTWTTGTTGTTETEAAVSFTGAVKAFGAVRAVDGVDLEIARGETVALLGRNGAGKSTTISLLLGLNEPDEGSVALFGGSPERAVRAGRVGAMLQESRPVPRATVRELVSFVAGRYPAPLPVDEALRLAGIAELAGRRADRLSGGQSQRVRFAVALAGNPALIVLDEPTAALDVEARQAFWASMRAYARRGHTVLFSTHYLDEADAHADRILVIDRGRIVADGTGEQLKRSVGGNLVSFDLAGAGTQGLTLLPGVVSVEVRGDRARLRTDDSDATVVALAQRGSIRGLEVTAASLDDAFLALTSSALEAV from the coding sequence ATGACATGGACGACGGGGACGACGGGAACGACGGAGACGGAAGCGGCGGTGTCCTTCACGGGGGCCGTCAAGGCGTTCGGCGCGGTGCGCGCCGTGGACGGGGTGGATCTGGAGATCGCCCGCGGCGAGACCGTGGCGCTGCTCGGGCGCAACGGGGCGGGCAAGTCGACCACGATCTCCCTCCTGCTCGGACTGAACGAACCCGACGAGGGATCGGTCGCGCTCTTCGGCGGGTCCCCGGAGCGGGCGGTGCGCGCCGGGCGGGTCGGCGCCATGCTCCAGGAGTCGCGGCCGGTGCCCCGCGCGACCGTCCGCGAGCTGGTCTCCTTCGTGGCGGGCCGCTATCCGGCGCCGCTGCCGGTGGACGAGGCACTGCGGCTGGCGGGGATCGCGGAGCTGGCGGGGCGGCGCGCCGACCGGCTCTCCGGCGGCCAGTCGCAGCGGGTGCGGTTCGCGGTGGCGCTCGCCGGGAACCCCGCGCTGATCGTGCTCGACGAGCCGACCGCCGCGCTGGACGTGGAGGCGCGGCAGGCGTTCTGGGCGTCGATGCGGGCGTACGCGCGGCGCGGGCACACCGTCCTGTTCTCCACGCACTACCTGGACGAGGCCGACGCGCACGCGGACCGGATCCTCGTCATCGACCGGGGGCGGATCGTCGCGGACGGCACCGGTGAGCAGCTCAAGCGGTCGGTGGGCGGCAACCTGGTCTCCTTCGACCTGGCCGGGGCGGGCACGCAGGGGCTGACCCTGCTGCCCGGCGTGGTGTCGGTGGAGGTGCGCGGGGACCGGGCGCGGCTGCGCACGGACGACTCGGACGCGACGGTGGTCGCACTGGCCCAACGGGGCTCGATCCGTGGCCTGGAGGTCACCGCGGCGTCACTGGACGACGCGTTCCTGGCCCTCACCTCATCTGCTCTGGAGGCGGTGTGA
- a CDS encoding Zn-dependent alcohol dehydrogenase has product MRAAVQHETGQDKLDVLDDVEAVGFGPGRVRIRVRATGLCHSDLSAMSGVLPQPAPFVPGHEGAGEVTEVGEGVTRLKPGDRVVVCWLPACGACPACKRGQTELCLAGFMNAGTPNFRRSGQDVFGFAGTGTFAEEVVVDAGCAVPIPDDVPFDIAALIGCGVTTGLGAALNTADVEAGSSVAVIGCGGVGISAIQGARLKGAAEIVAVDPVASRREAALRFGATRAVAPDGLADAKQSVTAGEGFDYVFEVVGRSATARTAYENTRRGGTLVVVGAGAMDDFLQLNMFELFFDEKRILPSMYGGGDVLRSYERTIALWRAGRIDLEGLITHRVPLSGINEALDQMRTGTALRTCIEI; this is encoded by the coding sequence ATGCGCGCAGCCGTACAGCACGAGACAGGCCAGGACAAACTCGACGTCCTCGACGACGTCGAGGCGGTGGGCTTCGGCCCCGGACGGGTCAGGATCCGGGTGCGGGCCACCGGACTGTGCCACTCGGATCTGTCCGCGATGAGCGGCGTACTGCCGCAGCCCGCGCCGTTCGTGCCCGGTCACGAGGGCGCCGGGGAGGTCACCGAGGTCGGCGAGGGCGTCACCCGTCTCAAGCCCGGCGACCGGGTCGTCGTCTGCTGGCTGCCGGCCTGCGGCGCCTGTCCGGCCTGCAAGCGCGGCCAGACCGAGCTGTGCCTGGCCGGGTTCATGAACGCGGGCACCCCCAACTTCAGGCGCTCGGGCCAGGATGTCTTCGGCTTCGCGGGGACCGGCACCTTCGCGGAGGAGGTCGTGGTGGACGCGGGCTGCGCCGTGCCCATCCCCGACGACGTGCCGTTCGACATCGCGGCCCTCATCGGCTGCGGTGTCACGACCGGGCTGGGCGCCGCCCTCAACACCGCCGACGTGGAGGCCGGTTCGTCGGTCGCGGTGATCGGCTGCGGCGGCGTCGGCATCTCCGCCATCCAGGGCGCGCGGCTCAAGGGCGCCGCCGAGATCGTCGCCGTCGACCCGGTCGCCTCCCGTCGCGAGGCCGCGCTGAGGTTCGGCGCGACGAGGGCGGTCGCGCCGGACGGACTCGCCGACGCCAAGCAGTCGGTGACCGCGGGCGAGGGCTTCGACTACGTCTTCGAGGTCGTCGGCAGGTCGGCCACCGCCCGCACCGCCTACGAGAACACCCGGCGCGGCGGCACCCTCGTCGTGGTCGGCGCGGGCGCCATGGACGACTTCCTCCAGCTCAACATGTTCGAGCTGTTCTTCGACGAGAAGCGCATCCTGCCCTCCATGTACGGCGGCGGTGACGTCCTGCGCTCCTACGAGCGGACCATCGCCCTGTGGCGTGCGGGCCGCATCGATCTGGAGGGCCTGATCACCCACCGGGTGCCGCTGTCCGGGATCAACGAGGCACTGGACCAGATGCGGACGGGTACCGCCCTGCGCACCTGCATCGAGATCTGA